In Alphaproteobacteria bacterium, the following are encoded in one genomic region:
- a CDS encoding DUF429 domain-containing protein, translating into MVWVAGADGCKKGWFRVSRDTETAELRFHIIEQANGLLEVLPRPSVLTLDIPIGLPDAGQRDCDRQARKCLGPPRQSSVFPTPIRPALRATNREEASRITEVRDGRRVGVQSWALYEKICEVDKLLQSSAEARKRIREVHPEVCFWSWAGGRPMSAGKKTLVGRAMRCKLAEEWLGSRVLELGRGSHLKKHVADDDILDAIAALWTANRIAHREAQTLPKDPPLDATGLPMEMVY; encoded by the coding sequence ATGGTTTGGGTAGCTGGCGCAGATGGTTGCAAGAAAGGCTGGTTCAGAGTTTCGCGGGATACCGAGACAGCAGAGCTACGCTTTCACATCATAGAACAAGCAAATGGTTTGTTGGAAGTCCTTCCGCGGCCTTCTGTCTTAACGTTGGATATTCCAATCGGTTTGCCTGATGCGGGACAGCGTGACTGTGATAGGCAAGCGCGGAAATGCCTAGGCCCGCCTCGGCAAAGCAGTGTGTTTCCCACTCCAATTCGACCTGCGCTAAGAGCTACGAATCGCGAAGAAGCATCACGTATTACGGAAGTCCGAGACGGCCGAAGGGTGGGAGTTCAATCCTGGGCACTCTATGAAAAAATCTGTGAAGTGGACAAACTTTTACAGTCGAGTGCAGAAGCTAGAAAACGGATTCGAGAGGTGCACCCGGAAGTCTGTTTTTGGTCGTGGGCGGGGGGACGTCCGATGTCTGCTGGGAAGAAAACGCTGGTGGGTAGGGCAATGAGATGCAAACTCGCGGAGGAGTGGCTCGGCTCGCGGGTGCTCGAATTGGGCCGCGGTAGTCACTTGAAGAAGCACGTTGCAGATGACGATATCTTGGATGCAATTGCTGCCCTTTGGACAGCCAACCGAATAGCGCATCGTGAAGCTCAAACACTTCCCAAAGATCCACCGTTGGACGCAACGGGTCTCCCAATGGAGATGGTCTACTAA
- a CDS encoding MFS transporter has translation MGKDTKLTITTLMIAALTIGTDFTGVLLLVTPIERDFSVDITTTQWVLNIYALTFGIFIVSGGRLGDIYGHRRQILVGLTIFLIASIGCLAAPSIGWLIGSRAVQGIGAALLWPCILALGTTSVDEDKRGLAMGLILAGVTGGNVAGPLIAGVVTWIGDWRLFFLVNTLMAVLTAALVLRFLRKESPGKTDKRIDIAGMAVLGFALLALLYGLDVGADWGWTSPALVGLLVLSAVLFVAFPFVEPRVKAPLVPPSLMRNREFVLILSTNGLLVPALFIAFLYFPQYLQKTMGWSVLAASFGMLPLMVLLSVGSVLGGRLYDPIGPRRLLLAGYALVALGAATIVFFMPSWGYFAILPAMILMGLGATLCVGTAGTAAVSAVPPSRAGVAGGLSFMAHLCTGALGVAGATAIMNAETAGVAQAGMSKAFAAGMSHAYWLATALAILGIAVAAVIDEKKLQAVPD, from the coding sequence ATGGGTAAAGATACAAAACTGACGATCACGACCTTGATGATTGCCGCGCTCACGATCGGCACGGACTTCACCGGCGTTTTGCTTCTGGTCACGCCTATCGAGCGGGACTTTTCGGTCGACATTACGACCACGCAATGGGTGTTGAACATTTACGCCCTGACTTTCGGGATCTTCATAGTTAGCGGGGGCCGGTTGGGCGATATCTACGGGCACAGGCGCCAGATTCTGGTCGGCCTCACCATCTTTCTGATCGCTTCCATAGGCTGTCTTGCGGCGCCTTCTATCGGCTGGCTCATCGGGTCACGTGCCGTGCAGGGTATCGGCGCGGCGCTCCTCTGGCCGTGTATCCTGGCGCTCGGCACGACGAGCGTGGACGAGGACAAGCGCGGCCTGGCAATGGGGCTCATCCTGGCCGGGGTCACGGGCGGCAACGTGGCCGGACCGCTCATCGCCGGTGTAGTGACCTGGATCGGCGATTGGCGGCTGTTTTTCCTGGTGAACACATTGATGGCGGTGCTGACCGCGGCTCTGGTGCTCCGCTTCTTGAGAAAGGAATCGCCGGGCAAGACTGACAAACGCATCGACATCGCTGGCATGGCGGTCCTGGGTTTCGCGCTCTTGGCGCTGCTTTACGGTCTGGATGTCGGAGCCGACTGGGGCTGGACATCGCCCGCACTTGTCGGCCTGCTCGTCTTGAGCGCGGTTTTGTTCGTCGCGTTCCCGTTTGTCGAACCCCGCGTCAAGGCCCCTCTGGTACCGCCGAGCCTAATGCGGAACCGCGAGTTCGTGCTGATCTTGTCGACAAATGGGCTGCTGGTCCCCGCCCTCTTCATCGCCTTCCTGTATTTTCCGCAATACCTGCAGAAGACGATGGGCTGGTCGGTGCTGGCTGCCTCGTTCGGCATGCTGCCGTTGATGGTGCTGCTGTCTGTGGGATCAGTTCTTGGTGGGCGCTTGTATGACCCGATCGGACCCAGGCGCCTGCTGCTCGCGGGCTATGCCTTGGTCGCTCTCGGCGCGGCTACGATTGTCTTCTTCATGCCGTCCTGGGGCTACTTCGCAATTCTGCCCGCCATGATCCTGATGGGGCTAGGCGCCACCCTGTGCGTCGGCACGGCCGGCACGGCTGCCGTGAGTGCGGTTCCGCCCTCGCGTGCCGGCGTCGCGGGCGGGCTGTCGTTCATGGCCCACTTGTGCACCGGCGCACTCGGCGTGGCCGGTGCGACCGCAATCATGAACGCCGAGACCGCCGGTGTGGCTCAAGCCGGGATGAGCAAGGCTTTCGCCGCCGGTATGAGCCATGCCTATTGGCTAGCGACGGCCCTGGCGATCCTCGGCATCGCCGTGGCAGCAGTGATCGACGAAAAGAAATTGCAGGCCGTCCCTGACTGA
- the ilvN gene encoding acetolactate synthase small subunit, with amino-acid sequence MDTKIERHTISVLVENEPGVLARVIGLFSGRGYNIESLTVAEVDARRHLSRITIVTSGTPMIIEQIKAQLDRLVPIHAVSDLTAEGPHIERELALIKVAGSGEKRVESLRIADIFRARVVDSTTASFVFEMTGATDKLDAFVKLMEPLGLVDVCRTGVVAISRGPNPQNGSG; translated from the coding sequence GTGGATACGAAAATAGAACGGCATACGATTTCGGTGCTTGTGGAAAATGAGCCCGGCGTGCTCGCCCGGGTCATCGGCCTGTTCTCGGGGCGCGGCTACAACATCGAAAGCCTGACCGTCGCCGAGGTCGATGCCCGCCGGCACCTGTCGCGGATCACCATCGTGACCTCCGGAACGCCGATGATCATCGAGCAGATCAAGGCCCAGCTCGACCGCTTGGTGCCGATCCACGCGGTCAGCGATCTCACTGCCGAGGGGCCCCACATCGAGCGAGAATTGGCGTTGATCAAGGTCGCGGGAAGCGGCGAAAAACGGGTCGAGTCCTTGCGTATCGCCGATATCTTCCGCGCCCGGGTGGTCGATAGCACGACCGCTTCGTTCGTCTTCGAGATGACCGGAGCGACCGACAAACTCGACGCCTTCGTCAAGCTCATGGAGCCGCTGGGCCTAGTCGACGTATGCCGGACAGGGGTCGTCGCCATCTCTCGCGGTCCGAACCCGCAAAATGGATCCGGCTAG
- the ilvC gene encoding ketol-acid reductoisomerase has product MRVYYDRDADVNLVKSKKVAIVGYGSQGHAHAMNLRDSGLAEIVVALRQDSSTRAKAEAAGFQVMTAGEAAAWADVVMMLAPDELQANLYKDDLRDNLREGAAMAVAHGLSIHFALIEPRSDLDVFMVAPKGPGHTVRSEYQRGGGVPCLMAIAQDSTGSAHDLALSYASAIGGGRAGIIETTFREECETDLFGEQVVLCGGLTSLIQSGYETLVEAGYAPEMAYFECLHEVKLIVDLMYEGGIANMRYSISNTAEYGDYTSGPRIITDETRAEMRRVLDDIQSGRFTRNWVQECQAGQPSFKAMRRRAAEHPIEEVGERLRGMMPWISEKALVDKTKN; this is encoded by the coding sequence ATGCGCGTTTATTATGACCGCGACGCGGACGTCAATCTGGTCAAATCGAAAAAAGTGGCGATCGTCGGCTACGGCAGCCAGGGGCACGCCCACGCGATGAATTTGCGTGACAGCGGCCTCGCCGAAATCGTCGTCGCCTTGCGCCAGGATTCCTCGACCCGCGCCAAGGCGGAAGCTGCCGGTTTTCAGGTGATGACCGCCGGCGAGGCGGCTGCGTGGGCGGATGTCGTGATGATGCTGGCACCCGATGAATTGCAGGCCAATCTCTACAAAGACGATCTCCGGGACAATTTGCGCGAGGGTGCGGCCATGGCCGTCGCTCACGGTCTCAGCATCCACTTTGCGTTGATCGAGCCGCGCTCCGACCTCGATGTTTTCATGGTCGCACCCAAGGGGCCGGGACACACCGTGCGATCGGAATACCAGCGCGGCGGCGGCGTGCCTTGCCTGATGGCGATCGCCCAAGATTCGACTGGCAGTGCTCATGATCTGGCACTGTCCTACGCCTCGGCGATCGGCGGCGGACGAGCCGGGATCATCGAGACCACGTTCCGCGAGGAATGCGAGACCGATCTGTTCGGCGAACAGGTGGTGCTGTGCGGCGGCCTCACCTCGTTGATCCAGTCCGGATACGAGACACTGGTCGAAGCGGGATACGCGCCCGAGATGGCCTATTTCGAGTGCCTGCACGAGGTCAAGCTGATCGTCGACCTGATGTATGAGGGCGGGATCGCAAACATGCGCTATTCGATCTCCAACACCGCCGAGTATGGCGATTACACCAGCGGGCCGCGCATCATTACCGATGAAACGCGCGCCGAAATGCGGCGTGTTCTCGATGATATCCAGTCGGGCCGGTTTACCCGCAACTGGGTCCAGGAATGCCAGGCCGGCCAGCCGAGTTTCAAGGCCATGCGCCGCCGCGCGGCCGAACATCCGATCGAGGAGGTCGGCGAACGCCTCCGCGGCATGATGCCGTGGATCAGCGAAAAGGCGCTGGTTGACAAGACTAAGAATTAG
- the mrdA gene encoding penicillin-binding protein 2 — protein MAKKKKQKKVVDRAKLFNRRALLLGGTQLGLLSLLVGRLYYLQVVDSNKYVVLAEENRVNLRLLAPPRGRIYDRYGVEIASNRQNYRVILVVEQARDVRKLLKDLSGIIDISEKDHWRVLRDAARKRAFVPILVRENLSWKEVSRIEVNAPDLPGVTIEEGQRRFYPYSNSAGHILGYVAAVSEAEQTGDPLLQLPDFQIGKNGIERAHDNLFRGKAGASQIEVNAVGRVIRELKRDEGTPGYDIDLTLDMGLQQYTYYRLGDESAAAVVMDIHTGELLAMASSPSFDPNDFADGIDAKTWKGLLDNKKAPLTNKTIAGQYAPGSTFKMVVTLAGLESGIIKPSHAVTCYGSTSIGRAKFHCWKRGGHGTMNLHNGIKQSCDVFFYDVARKVGLDRIAEMANRLGIGVPLPLGLRGEKKGFMPTREWKQAQFGERWQHGETLVAGIGQGFILATPLQLAVMTARIVNGGKAVMPQLLRRQIGPDGSGAPIATDYPDIGISQASRDAAIRGMIGVVNEPRGTAGRSRITEEGMEMGGKTGTSQVRRISKAERATGVVKNKDKPWEERDHALFIGFAPIHDPRYACAVIVEHGGGGSRAAAPIAKDVLLETQRRDPSRTSPLSSLALAAPIGQDG, from the coding sequence ATGGCAAAAAAGAAGAAACAGAAGAAGGTCGTCGACCGCGCGAAGCTGTTCAATCGCCGGGCCCTTCTCTTGGGCGGGACCCAATTGGGGCTGCTCTCGCTTCTGGTTGGCCGGCTCTATTACCTTCAAGTCGTCGATTCGAACAAATACGTCGTCCTGGCCGAGGAGAACCGGGTCAATCTCCGCTTGCTGGCGCCACCCCGTGGCCGCATTTACGACCGCTATGGCGTTGAAATCGCCAGCAACCGGCAAAACTACCGGGTCATCCTGGTCGTCGAGCAGGCGCGCGACGTACGCAAGCTGCTCAAGGATCTGTCGGGCATCATCGACATCAGCGAGAAGGACCACTGGCGCGTCCTTCGCGACGCGGCCAGAAAGCGCGCCTTTGTTCCGATCCTGGTGCGCGAGAACCTGTCCTGGAAAGAAGTGTCGCGGATCGAGGTCAACGCGCCGGACTTGCCCGGCGTCACGATCGAGGAAGGGCAGCGCCGCTTCTATCCCTACTCCAACAGCGCCGGGCATATCCTCGGCTATGTCGCGGCGGTGTCCGAAGCCGAGCAGACCGGGGATCCGCTCCTGCAGCTGCCGGATTTCCAAATCGGCAAGAACGGCATCGAGCGCGCCCACGACAACCTGTTTCGCGGCAAGGCCGGCGCCAGCCAGATCGAAGTCAATGCGGTCGGCCGCGTCATCCGCGAGTTGAAGCGAGACGAAGGAACGCCGGGCTACGACATCGACCTGACCCTCGATATGGGGCTGCAGCAATACACGTACTATCGGCTCGGTGACGAAAGCGCCGCCGCCGTGGTCATGGACATCCATACCGGCGAATTACTGGCGATGGCGTCGAGCCCGAGCTTCGATCCCAACGATTTCGCCGACGGAATCGACGCCAAGACGTGGAAGGGATTGCTCGACAACAAGAAGGCGCCGCTGACCAACAAGACGATCGCCGGTCAGTACGCGCCGGGATCGACGTTCAAGATGGTCGTCACCCTTGCGGGGCTCGAGTCGGGCATCATCAAGCCTTCCCATGCGGTGACCTGCTATGGCTCGACCAGTATAGGCCGGGCCAAGTTCCACTGCTGGAAGCGCGGTGGACACGGCACCATGAACCTGCACAACGGGATCAAGCAGTCCTGCGACGTCTTCTTCTACGACGTCGCGCGCAAAGTCGGCCTCGACAGGATCGCGGAAATGGCCAATCGGCTGGGCATCGGCGTTCCGCTGCCGCTGGGATTGCGCGGCGAGAAGAAGGGCTTCATGCCGACCCGGGAATGGAAACAGGCCCAGTTTGGCGAGCGGTGGCAGCATGGCGAGACCCTGGTCGCCGGCATCGGTCAGGGCTTTATCCTGGCCACGCCCCTGCAGCTCGCGGTGATGACGGCGCGAATCGTCAACGGCGGCAAGGCGGTCATGCCGCAATTGCTGCGGCGGCAGATCGGCCCCGACGGCTCGGGCGCACCGATCGCGACCGACTACCCCGATATCGGAATCTCGCAGGCGTCGCGCGATGCCGCGATCCGCGGCATGATCGGTGTCGTCAACGAGCCCCGCGGCACCGCGGGGCGGTCGCGCATCACCGAGGAGGGCATGGAGATGGGCGGCAAGACCGGCACCTCGCAGGTCCGCCGCATCAGTAAGGCGGAACGCGCGACGGGTGTGGTCAAGAACAAGGACAAACCGTGGGAGGAGCGCGACCACGCGCTGTTTATCGGCTTCGCCCCGATCCACGATCCCCGCTATGCCTGCGCCGTCATCGTTGAGCATGGCGGCGGCGGGTCGCGGGCGGCGGCGCCGATCGCCAAGGACGTGCTGCTCGAAACCCAGCGCCGCGATCCGTCGCGGACCAGTCCGTTGTCGAGCCTGGCGCTTGCCGCGCCGATCGGGCAGGACGGCTAG
- the mreC gene encoding rod shape-determining protein MreC has translation MKRRGASVARLAHPAKIWVQRILLMLMVGTAVGLILIADKEKALVEELRTTATDAFAPVLEIVSAPVETATEAFESLGQLASLQGENSRLRAENERLLKWEAVARRLEAENRAFRSMLNFVPEQAFRYISARVIADSSGAFVRSMLLDAGARDGIGKGQAAISGEGLVGRVAEVGDNTARVLLVTDLNSRIPVRLETSRDRGMLAGDNSDRPRLIYLPPNARVVDGDRIVTSGDGGVFPPGLAVGTVGGLEDGVIRIDPFVNWNRLEYVRVIDLNPLGIVGRDRRRSILNIE, from the coding sequence GTGAAACGACGCGGCGCCTCCGTTGCCCGACTTGCTCACCCGGCCAAGATTTGGGTGCAACGCATTCTGCTGATGCTGATGGTCGGAACGGCGGTCGGGCTCATTCTTATCGCGGACAAGGAAAAGGCGTTGGTCGAAGAGCTTCGGACGACCGCCACCGATGCCTTCGCGCCGGTTCTCGAAATCGTTTCGGCACCGGTCGAAACCGCCACCGAAGCCTTTGAATCGCTTGGCCAATTGGCCTCGCTGCAGGGCGAGAATTCACGCCTCCGCGCGGAGAATGAGCGGCTCTTGAAGTGGGAAGCCGTGGCCCGGCGTTTGGAGGCGGAGAATCGCGCCTTCCGTTCCATGCTCAACTTCGTACCCGAGCAAGCGTTTCGCTATATTTCGGCCCGCGTCATTGCCGATTCGAGCGGCGCCTTCGTGCGCTCCATGCTGCTCGACGCAGGTGCTCGTGACGGCATCGGGAAGGGCCAGGCGGCGATCAGCGGCGAAGGCCTCGTCGGGCGCGTGGCGGAGGTCGGCGACAACACCGCTCGGGTGCTGCTCGTCACCGACCTCAACAGCCGTATTCCGGTTCGGCTCGAGACGAGCCGGGATCGCGGTATGCTGGCCGGCGACAACAGCGATCGCCCGCGGCTGATCTATTTGCCGCCAAATGCGCGCGTTGTCGACGGCGACCGCATCGTCACTTCCGGCGATGGCGGCGTGTTTCCGCCCGGGCTTGCGGTAGGGACCGTGGGCGGGCTCGAGGATGGCGTGATTCGAATCGATCCCTTCGTCAATTGGAACCGGCTTGAATACGTCAGGGTCATCGACCTCAATCCGTTGGGCATCGTCGGACGCGACCGCCGCCGCTCGATTCTCAATATCGAATAG
- the rodA gene encoding rod shape-determining protein RodA, which yields MTHYSRHDGARIGLAQRMLQVNWTLVVLICLTASIGFIMLYSAAGGNFEPWATRQMVRFGIGILGMLFVAMIDIRIWMKLAYVAFGVSLVLLAAVEFAGTGAGGAQRWISLGLFNLQPSELVKIAMVLALARYFHGRSHEQIGNPLYLVVPLLIVFVPAALVMKQPDLGTAVLMVAVGGAIFFLAGVRIWKFILVVLGALAAIPIGWQYLHAYQRQRILTFLDPEQDPLGSGYHILQSQIALGSGGLFGKGYMQGTQANLNFLPEKQTDFIFTMLSEEFGFVGALTLIGLYLLLLIYGYAIALRSRSQYGRLVALGITSTFFLYIFINVAMVMGLIPVVGVPLPLVSYGGTALLALLFGFGLLLNVYVYRDIRLARTTED from the coding sequence ATGACGCACTATTCGCGCCACGACGGTGCCCGCATCGGCTTGGCGCAGCGCATGCTCCAGGTCAATTGGACGCTGGTCGTGCTGATCTGCCTGACCGCGTCGATCGGTTTCATCATGCTCTATTCCGCCGCCGGCGGCAATTTCGAGCCCTGGGCGACACGGCAGATGGTGCGATTCGGGATCGGCATTCTCGGCATGCTGTTCGTGGCGATGATCGATATCCGCATTTGGATGAAGCTGGCCTATGTCGCTTTCGGGGTTTCGCTGGTCCTGCTCGCCGCGGTCGAGTTCGCCGGCACCGGCGCCGGCGGTGCCCAGCGCTGGATCAGCCTCGGGCTCTTCAACCTGCAGCCGTCGGAGCTGGTGAAGATCGCCATGGTGCTGGCGCTCGCCCGCTATTTCCACGGCCGCAGCCATGAGCAGATCGGCAACCCGCTTTACCTGGTCGTGCCGCTGCTCATCGTGTTCGTGCCGGCGGCGCTGGTCATGAAACAGCCCGATCTTGGAACCGCCGTGCTCATGGTCGCCGTCGGCGGCGCCATCTTCTTCCTCGCCGGCGTACGAATCTGGAAGTTCATCCTGGTCGTTCTCGGGGCGCTGGCCGCCATTCCGATCGGCTGGCAATACCTCCACGCCTATCAGCGCCAGCGCATCCTGACCTTCCTCGACCCCGAGCAGGATCCGCTCGGCAGCGGCTACCATATTCTGCAATCGCAGATCGCGCTCGGCTCCGGCGGCCTGTTCGGAAAGGGCTACATGCAGGGCACCCAGGCCAACCTGAATTTCCTGCCGGAAAAGCAGACCGACTTCATCTTCACCATGCTGTCGGAGGAGTTCGGCTTCGTGGGCGCGTTGACGCTGATCGGGCTCTATCTGCTGTTGCTCATCTACGGTTATGCCATCGCCCTGCGCAGTCGCAGCCAGTACGGACGGCTGGTGGCGCTCGGCATCACTTCGACCTTCTTCCTCTATATCTTCATCAATGTGGCCATGGTGATGGGGCTGATCCCGGTCGTCGGCGTGCCGCTGCCGCTCGTCTCCTATGGCGGCACCGCGCTGTTGGCCTTGCTGTTCGGCTTCGGCCTGCTGCTCAACGTTTACGTCTACCGCGACATTCGGCTGGCCCGGACGACCGAAGACTGA
- a CDS encoding 2-isopropylmalate synthase translates to MTDTTANDYVTIFDTTLRDGEQSPGASMNLHEKLKIAEILQEMRVDVIEAGFPIASNGDFEAVTEVAKLLKNSKVCGLARASKKDIDRAWEALHHADQARIHTFLSTSPLHMKFKLQMEPEAVHQAVIDSVTHARNLCDDVEWSPEDGSRTESDFLCRCVESAIKAGATTINIPDTVGYAVPGEFAALIAKLFDRVPNIDKATISVHCHNDLGLAVANSLAAVDIGARQVECTINGLGERAGNAALEEIVMALRTRNDAMPYQTGLQTQHITRASHLVSTITGFPVQPNKAIVGANAFAHESGIHQDGVLKHAQTYEIMTPESVGLTKSTLVMGKHSGRHAFKAKLEELGYQLGQNAVEDAFQRFKDLADKKKDVYDEDIVALVDDEVIRDRERIRFVSLHVVCGSTGPQTADLQLEIDGEVKQTTATGDGPVDAIFRAIRNLSPHDARLQLYQVHAVTGGTDAQAEVTVRLEEGGKTVNGQGADTDTLVASARAYLHALNKLLTKREKTAPAALSA, encoded by the coding sequence ATGACGGACACGACCGCGAACGATTACGTCACCATATTCGACACGACGTTGCGTGACGGCGAGCAATCGCCCGGCGCGTCGATGAATCTTCACGAAAAGCTGAAGATTGCCGAAATCCTCCAGGAAATGCGGGTCGACGTCATCGAGGCCGGATTTCCGATCGCTTCGAACGGCGATTTCGAAGCCGTGACCGAGGTCGCCAAGCTGCTCAAGAATTCAAAGGTCTGCGGCTTGGCGCGGGCGTCAAAGAAGGATATCGACCGCGCTTGGGAGGCCCTCCATCATGCCGACCAGGCGCGGATCCATACTTTCCTGTCGACCAGTCCGCTGCACATGAAATTCAAGCTGCAGATGGAACCGGAAGCGGTGCACCAGGCGGTGATCGATAGTGTCACCCATGCCCGCAATCTCTGCGACGACGTTGAGTGGTCGCCCGAGGACGGCTCGCGCACCGAAAGCGACTTCCTCTGTCGCTGTGTCGAAAGCGCGATCAAGGCCGGTGCCACGACAATCAACATTCCCGACACCGTCGGATATGCCGTGCCGGGCGAGTTCGCGGCCTTGATCGCCAAGCTTTTCGACCGCGTTCCGAATATCGACAAGGCGACGATTTCGGTTCACTGCCACAACGATCTCGGCTTGGCGGTGGCCAATTCGTTAGCCGCCGTCGATATCGGCGCACGGCAGGTCGAGTGCACGATCAACGGGCTTGGCGAACGGGCCGGCAATGCCGCGCTCGAGGAAATCGTCATGGCGCTGCGGACCCGCAACGATGCGATGCCGTATCAGACTGGCCTTCAAACCCAGCATATCACCCGGGCCTCCCACCTGGTTTCGACGATCACCGGATTCCCGGTCCAGCCCAACAAGGCGATCGTCGGTGCCAATGCGTTCGCCCACGAATCGGGCATTCACCAGGATGGTGTCCTCAAGCACGCCCAAACATACGAGATCATGACCCCGGAATCGGTCGGACTGACGAAGTCTACGCTGGTCATGGGTAAGCACTCCGGCCGCCATGCATTCAAGGCCAAGCTCGAGGAATTGGGCTATCAATTGGGCCAGAACGCTGTCGAAGATGCGTTTCAGCGCTTCAAGGATCTCGCCGACAAGAAGAAGGATGTCTATGACGAGGACATCGTGGCGCTGGTCGACGACGAGGTCATTCGGGACCGCGAGAGAATCCGCTTCGTGTCACTCCACGTCGTATGTGGTTCGACGGGCCCGCAGACGGCCGACTTGCAGCTCGAAATCGACGGTGAGGTCAAGCAAACGACGGCCACCGGCGATGGCCCGGTCGATGCCATTTTCCGGGCGATCCGCAACCTGAGCCCGCACGACGCGCGGCTGCAACTCTATCAGGTTCACGCCGTTACCGGTGGCACCGACGCGCAGGCGGAGGTCACCGTGCGCCTTGAAGAGGGCGGCAAGACCGTCAACGGTCAGGGCGCGGATACCGATACACTGGTCGCTTCGGCGCGCGCCTATCTGCACGCGCTCAACAAGTTGCTGACCAAACGCGAGAAGACGGCACCGGCGGCGCTCAGCGCATGA
- the mreD gene encoding rod shape-determining protein MreD, producing MLGRMNFFALAVMPFILTVALVLVGIAQWPLPSPVSTPPQFGLIAVFYWAIHRPGVLPVVAVFVIGLIQDTLGGDPIGLNALIYLFAYSILRANGHRFEDKSFFVEWAAFAATAAAAVFLTWIVMSLRAEAFLGLGPALTRFALDLAVYPIFAWIFGLIRRGMVN from the coding sequence ATGCTGGGGCGGATGAACTTCTTCGCTTTGGCGGTCATGCCTTTCATCCTGACCGTCGCCCTGGTTCTCGTCGGCATCGCCCAATGGCCGCTGCCGAGCCCGGTATCGACACCGCCGCAATTCGGTCTCATCGCGGTTTTCTATTGGGCGATCCATCGGCCCGGTGTCTTGCCGGTGGTCGCGGTATTCGTCATCGGCCTGATTCAGGACACCTTGGGCGGCGACCCGATCGGGCTAAACGCGCTGATATACCTTTTCGCCTACTCCATCCTGCGCGCCAACGGCCACCGTTTCGAAGACAAATCGTTCTTCGTCGAGTGGGCGGCCTTCGCGGCGACGGCGGCGGCGGCGGTATTCTTGACCTGGATCGTCATGTCGCTTCGCGCCGAAGCGTTCCTCGGGCTCGGCCCGGCGCTGACCCGTTTTGCCCTCGATCTTGCAGTCTACCCTATTTTTGCCTGGATTTTCGGTTTGATTCGCCGTGGGATGGTGAATTGA
- a CDS encoding rod shape-determining protein, with amino-acid sequence MFTGLMGMLSADMAIDLGTANTLVYVRGRGIVLNEPSVVAMADRKGRKQVIAVGDEAKMMLGRTPGDITAIRPLRDGVIADFQVAEDMIKAFIRKVHNRRSFARPQVIVCVPSGSTAVERRAIQESAESAGARRVYLIEEPMAAAIGAGLPVTEPTGSMIVDIGGGTTEVAVLSLGGIVYSRSVRVGGDKMDEAIIAYIRRNHNLLVGESSAERIKKEIGSACPPEDGEGRVLEIKGRDLMNGVPKELVISERQIAESLAEPVGAIIESVKVALEHTAPELAADIVDKGIVLTGGGALLGNLDYVLRHATGLPVSIADDPLSCVALGTGRCLEEMKTLNNVLTTAY; translated from the coding sequence ATATTCACCGGATTGATGGGAATGCTGTCCGCCGATATGGCAATCGACCTCGGCACCGCAAACACGCTAGTCTACGTCCGTGGCCGCGGGATTGTACTGAACGAACCGTCGGTGGTCGCCATGGCCGACCGCAAGGGACGCAAGCAAGTCATCGCGGTCGGCGACGAGGCCAAGATGATGCTGGGCCGTACGCCGGGGGACATCACCGCGATCCGGCCGCTCCGCGATGGCGTGATCGCGGATTTTCAGGTCGCTGAGGATATGATCAAGGCATTCATCCGCAAGGTGCACAACCGGCGCAGCTTCGCTCGTCCGCAGGTCATCGTCTGCGTTCCCTCGGGGTCGACCGCTGTCGAGCGGCGGGCGATTCAGGAATCGGCCGAAAGCGCCGGTGCGCGCCGGGTCTACCTGATCGAAGAGCCGATGGCGGCGGCGATCGGTGCGGGGCTTCCGGTGACCGAGCCGACCGGCTCGATGATTGTCGATATCGGCGGCGGCACGACCGAGGTCGCGGTGCTGTCTCTCGGCGGTATCGTCTACTCGCGCTCGGTACGGGTCGGCGGCGACAAGATGGACGAAGCCATTATCGCCTATATTCGCCGCAACCATAATCTGCTCGTCGGCGAAAGCAGCGCCGAGCGGATCAAGAAGGAAATCGGCAGCGCCTGTCCGCCCGAGGATGGGGAAGGCCGGGTGCTCGAGATCAAAGGCCGTGACCTGATGAACGGCGTGCCCAAGGAACTGGTCATCAGCGAGCGCCAAATCGCGGAAAGCCTGGCCGAGCCTGTCGGTGCGATCATCGAATCGGTCAAGGTCGCGCTCGAGCATACGGCGCCGGAGTTGGCCGCCGACATCGTCGACAAGGGCATCGTGCTAACCGGCGGCGGCGCGCTGCTCGGCAATCTCGATTACGTGCTGCGCCATGCCACCGGGCTGCCGGTGTCGATCGCCGACGACCCGCTGTCCTGCGTCGCGCTCGGCACCGGGCGTTGCTTGGAGGAAATGAAAACGCTCAACAATGTTTTGACGACGGCTTATTGA